The genomic region AGGGGATTATGATTATGCTATTGGCAGCTTATGCTGGTGCCATGTGGATGTTTCTCACCAGCGCCCCCAAGGTCTATACTGTAATGGTATCGGATTTAGAAATTGCCCGACAACTCTATGAAGGTTTGTTGGATTTGCCCGCTGCGGAAGTACCTCTACACTATTACTACAATTATGAACAAACTATAGGCGCTACAGCCATAGACCCGCTTTATATGTCTTCTGGCCCTAATTTCTCCCATAGGACTATTAGTAATGGCAATGATGGACTATGGTACCAGTTAAAGAAAAATACTCAACTACACGTTATTACTGGTGCAAGTTTAGGTAGTAAAAGTCAACAACGTCACGTTTGTTTTGACCGGGACTGTTTAGATTTAATTTTAATGCGGGTGGAAACTAGAGGGTTAAAGTTTAAGATTCGTAATCAAAGACCTTTGAACTTTTTGGTGAAAGATTACGAAGGAAGAATTATTGAAATGGCTGAGGTGACCAGTTAGATACAACATTTCAAATATTTAAAAAAAGTTGTTATGGGGTAAAAGACCTGTGATTGAGGCTGAGGTTCATTTGTCATTACATAATTTCCTGCGCTCCCAGGTGGGTTTTCCAACTTGGCCTCATCACTTAACGATGGCCAGGTTGGTAGCTAGGGCTTTTCGTTTGGGACGCAGTGCTTTAATTCAAGTTGGAGCTCTTTGTGGTTATCAAGGAAGATACCGAACAAGTTTTATTGCCTCAGCTTTAATGTGGCCTGGTCCAGTAATTATCGTAGCATTACCAGAAATTCAGCAAAGATTGGTCAAGATAGAAATACCTCTTCTTCAACAGTGGTTAGGAACAACGAAATCTATTAGAATAGGTGATGTTTGGCCCAATCCTTATTTTCAAGGGTTACTATTAACATCTCCTGAATCGTGGCTAAAAGAGCAGTTGAGTAATCAACACGTTGGTTTCCCCACCCATATTCCTACTATTATTGATGGTGTGGACGATTTAGAAGATTGGGTACGTAATCAGTTGACCCAAAACCTTGAACCCCAGGACTGGGATCAGCTCATGTGGGCTTGTCCCCAACAAGCGGATTTAATCCGGGAAGTGAGGGTAAAATTAACTCATGAATTGTTTCAGCATCCAGAAAATCCATACCACTGTTATCTAATTTGCCAACGGGAAATTGAAATTTTACAAACTCTGTTTTCCTCTTTAAATCCTGACCATCTCCCAGCTATATGGCGTAGTTTTCAGGCATGTTTCTACAACGCTATTAACAATTCCGTGGCACCTGTCGGTCTTACTTCTTCCCTTTTTTGGGCCACTGTTGCTCGTCGTCAAGGTCTATTTTATTTACATTGTGCACCCGTAGAATTAGCGACAAAATTGGCACCTATTTGGGAACGACAACCGGTGGTGTTAATTGGTAGTGCTTTGGAACCAGAAACGGAAGCACCCCTATTTCGTCAACGATTGGGTTTAGTAGATATAACTTGTTTGAAGTTTTCCAGTGAAAATCATGGTGAAGCTATTCAAATTTATGTACCTCATAAGTTACCTTTGCCCAATACACCGGAATTTCAAGCTTCATTTATTCATCAGGTCCGCACCCTGATATGTTTGAGTGCCACGGCTTTGGGTCTAACTGTAGTGTTAGTCGGTGACGTACCTCTCAAAAGTAGAGTAGCAGCCATTTTAGCTGCTGACTTCGGTTCACGAGTTCAAGTGGAAAAAACTTGTTTGGATGATAATGGCATTCTGGTCAGTGGTTGGGAATTTTGGCGATCGCACCAGAGTGTTTTGCCCGCACCCCAGTTATTGATTATTGCCACTCTACCCCTACCATCCCTAGAGAACCCTTTAGTAGCTGGTAGGGTAGCTTATTACAAGCGATCGCACCAGGACTGGTTTAGACTGTACCTGCTACCTACTGCGCTGAGTGAGTTACAACGGGCCCTGGCTCCCGTGAGAGAAAGCCAGGGGATAGTAGCCTTATTGGATAGTCGTGTGGTCAATCGCAGTTATGGATCCCAGATTCTTGCTTGTCTTAGCCCCCGAGCACGCTTA from Cylindrospermopsis curvispora GIHE-G1 harbors:
- a CDS encoding glyoxalase-like domain protein — encoded protein: MVIVANVIPFLHIPVTIASFFPSLPLDSLFSTQGIMIMLLAAYAGAMWMFLTSAPKVYTVMVSDLEIARQLYEGLLDLPAAEVPLHYYYNYEQTIGATAIDPLYMSSGPNFSHRTISNGNDGLWYQLKKNTQLHVITGASLGSKSQQRHVCFDRDCLDLILMRVETRGLKFKIRNQRPLNFLVKDYEGRIIEMAEVTS
- a CDS encoding helicase C-terminal domain-containing protein, which codes for MIEAEVHLSLHNFLRSQVGFPTWPHHLTMARLVARAFRLGRSALIQVGALCGYQGRYRTSFIASALMWPGPVIIVALPEIQQRLVKIEIPLLQQWLGTTKSIRIGDVWPNPYFQGLLLTSPESWLKEQLSNQHVGFPTHIPTIIDGVDDLEDWVRNQLTQNLEPQDWDQLMWACPQQADLIREVRVKLTHELFQHPENPYHCYLICQREIEILQTLFSSLNPDHLPAIWRSFQACFYNAINNSVAPVGLTSSLFWATVARRQGLFYLHCAPVELATKLAPIWERQPVVLIGSALEPETEAPLFRQRLGLVDITCLKFSSENHGEAIQIYVPHKLPLPNTPEFQASFIHQVRTLICLSATALGLTVVLVGDVPLKSRVAAILAADFGSRVQVEKTCLDDNGILVSGWEFWRSHQSVLPAPQLLIIATLPLPSLENPLVAGRVAYYKRSHQDWFRLYLLPTALSELQRALAPVRESQGIVALLDSRVVNRSYGSQILACLSPRARLDYLDPSLFSSHTPENY